Below is a genomic region from Thermoflexus hugenholtzii JAD2.
GCCCCTCTGCCGGAGATCGTGGAGATCGCCGAGCGCTACAACTTGATGCTGATGGTGGACGACGCCCATGGCGAGGGGGTGCTGGGCCGGGGCGGCCGGGGGATCGTGGACCACTTCGGCCTCCACGGGCGGGTGGACATCGAGGTGGGGACCCTCTCGAAGGCCTTCGGGGTGGTGGGCGGCTACGTGGCCGGGCGCCGGGAGATCGTGGAATGGCTACGCCAGCGGGGCCGTCCCTTCCTGTTCTCCAGCGCCATGACCGCTGCCGACACCGCCGCCTGCATCGCCGCCGTGGAGATCCTGGAGGAGTCCACGGAGCTGGTGGACCAACTCTGGGAGAACACCCGCTACTTCAAAGCGGAGATGCGCCGCCTGGGCTTCGACCTGGGTCAAAGCGTGACCCCCATCACCCCGGTCATGCTGGGGGATGCCCATCTGGCGCAGACCTTCAGCCGCCGGCTTTTCGAGGAGGGGGTCTTCGCCCAGGCCATCGGCTATCCCACCGTGCCCCGGGGCAAGGCCCGCATCCGGGTGATGATCTCCGCCGCCCACCGCCGGGAGGACCTGGATCGCGGGCTCGAGGCCTTCGCCCAAGTGGGGCGGGAGCTGGGGGTGATCCACTAACCCGGAGGGGGCGGCGAAACCGTTGCGTATCCCGCCCCCCACCGTTTTGCGCTTTCCCGGGTCGCTCCTGATGAGCAGGAGGCGATCAACACGAGCGGAGGGATGGGATGCTGCGGTCGGGCGGGATGGATCGACCCCTCTTCCTGATCGAGGATCCGATCCGGGGTCCCCCTCTGGCTCAGGCCCTCGCTGCCCCCCTCGGGGAGCCGGTTCACCCTCTGCACCCTTCCCAAACGATCCCCGCCATCCCCGGCGATTTCTTGATCGCCGCTGAACTGCCTGGCCGATGCAGCCTGGAGCTGGGCGGGAAGCTGGTCCAGAGCGCCGCCGGCCACTGCGTCCTGCTCTGGAGCCCTTCCTCGTCAGATCTCTATCTGTGGGTTGCCCACCTCCTCGGGTTCGCCGGATATCTGGACTGCGCAGCCTCCTGGGCGGAGAACCTCCGCTGGCTGCAGGCCTTCCGCGCAGGGCAGGAGGCGTGGCCCCCTGCCCTGCGCGCCCGGGCGGATCGCTTCGAGGCCGCCATTGGCGATCGTCTCCGCCAGCTGCGGCCAGAGGAGGCCTGGCGGCTCGCCGACCTAGTGGTTTGTCAGGTTTGTTTTTGTGGCTGGAGATTACCAACATGATGAGCGCAGAGACTCACAAAAGCACGATTGACAAACCACTAGCCCGTCCCCTGCCCTGGAAGATGCGAGCCGCCCGCTGGGGGATGAGCCGGGAGGGCGCTCGACGCCCGCCCTGCTCCTGGCCCTGGAGGTTCTCCCCCAGCAGAGACAATCCCACAGGCCCTGATCCATGATCTTCCTCTGAACTCGGTGGAAGGAGACGCCTTCAAATCGTTTGTAAAAAAGCGCGGCGAGGTTAGAGGAGGGTCGGGCACGACGGGCGCAGTGGGCCCACAGAGGACGAAGCGACGCTGAAGGAGTCCGCCGGACCCGCCGGCGCATTGGTAGGCAGGCCGGTGGGCCCGGGATCCGTGATGGACGGAAGGTTCATCCCAAGGCCATCCGCCGGGTGGATCGCGATCCGCAACTGACCGGTCGGCGAGGGCGTTCTCCGCTGGTGCTCCGGAGGGATGTCGGTCGGACCCAGGGGGAGCGTTGGAATGGTGTGCTGCGCGATCGGCGGAACGCCTGGACCCGCCCAGATGAGCCAAAGCTGGAAAGCCTTGCAATCACACCGGGGCCCATTCCTACGCTCCGGCACTCAAAGG
It encodes:
- a CDS encoding glycine C-acetyltransferase — translated: MSAPHATVDKLAWIREELQALQEQGLYIHIRTIQSAQGPWLIVDGRRVLNFCSNNYLGLANHPRMREAARQAIEKYGVGPAAVRTIAGTLDLHLILEEKLARFKGVEAAISFQSGFNANLATIPALVGEGDAIFSDELNHASIIDGCRLSRARIIRYAHNDPNDLEAKIQENLGTFRRGLIVTDGVFSMDGDIAPLPEIVEIAERYNLMLMVDDAHGEGVLGRGGRGIVDHFGLHGRVDIEVGTLSKAFGVVGGYVAGRREIVEWLRQRGRPFLFSSAMTAADTAACIAAVEILEESTELVDQLWENTRYFKAEMRRLGFDLGQSVTPITPVMLGDAHLAQTFSRRLFEEGVFAQAIGYPTVPRGKARIRVMISAAHRREDLDRGLEAFAQVGRELGVIH